In a genomic window of Ipomoea triloba cultivar NCNSP0323 chromosome 3, ASM357664v1:
- the LOC116011921 gene encoding VAMP-like protein YKT61, with the protein MKITALLVLKCGPDGSDPVILANASDVSHFGYFQRSSVKEFIVFVGRTVAKRTSPGQRQSVQHEEYMVHAYNRNGLCTLGFMDNHYPVRSAFSVLNQVLDEYQKNFGETWRSAQSDSTQQWPYLNEALTKFQDPAEADKLLKIQRELDETKIILHKTIDSVLERGEKLDSLVDKSSDLSAASQMFYKQAKKTNQCCTIL; encoded by the exons ATGAAGATCACGGCGTTATTGGTACTGAAATGCGGGCCGGACGGGTCGGATCCGGTGATCCTGGCGAACGCGTCGGACGTTAGCCACTTCGGCTACTTTCAGAGATCCAGCGTCAAGGAATTCATCGTCTTCGTCGGCCGGACCGTCGCCAAACGGACCTCTCCCGGCCAGCGTCAATCCGTTCAGCACGAAG AGTACATGGTACATGCATATAACCGAAATGGCTTATGTACGTTGGGTTTTATGGACAATCACTATCCAGTTCGAAGTGCATTTTCAGTGCTCAACCAG GTCCTGGATGAGTACCAAAAGAATTTTGGTGAGACATGGAGGTCTGCACAATCTGACAGTACTCAACAATGGCCTTATCTAAATGAAGCTTTAACTAAGTTTCAG GATCCTGCTGAAGCTGATAAGCTGTTGAAAATTCAGAGGGAGTTGGatgaaaccaaaattattctt CATAAGACAATTGACAGTGTTCTAGAACGAGGTGAGAAACTTGACAGTTTGGTTGATAAGAGTTCGGATCTCAGTGCTGCTTCCCAG ATGTTCTACAAGCAGGCGAAGAAAACCAATCAATGCTGCACAATTTTATAA
- the LOC116013061 gene encoding glycerophosphodiester phosphodiesterase GDPDL7-like: protein MDSLSLFPKGDTAEEREKAIETIYLSDGYFPPLHHINLFSRVNFLRECFSLPPEARALHFQDWKKIMIKHLLLFCLLIHVIHGAEKLGASPPRLKRKWLTLHGGEPVIVANGGMSGVFPGSSWLAYSYGVQQTIRGSPVLCDLKLTKDNFAYCLTRMMLQNTTNIADIFPNARKTYDVNGKRLTGWFGHDFDAEVLFENVTLMQNLYTRPSSYDNYFGLTQPETLEHLAAEKERTKVWINVEYDMFYKQHKLSVESYLDKILPGVKVEVPYLSSPEIGFLKSIGPKFRAKGTKLLLKFPLDINVAEPSTKEKYGSVLKKLNMIKTFAAGILVPKEYIWPVNEKRYLKPATTLVTDAHKLGLEVFAYGFANDFYLPYNYSLDPTKEYLQFVDNSHFSVDGVITDFCSTASNAIGCLSHNRNASRALKRLVISHNGASGDYAGCSDLAYQKAVDDGADIIDCNVQFSKDGVAFCLDSPDLKFTTTAGSELMDKVNQIPEVNMGQPGIFSFDLTWEEIKSLKPKINSPYDAPLDRNHAYLFAGKFVTLPEFLEFAKAKAVTGIMIGIENAVYLATKGYDIIGTVNSGLTNASFNNQTKYKVMIKAYESAVLKKFKNDSHYETVLDFRKDIGNVPHAVAAEISKYADSVAIRRNSLVEEYGDPFFMSSGFSNAVEAMHKANITVYSSNLKNEFQTFLFDFNSDPYLEIATLVTHGVDGFITDFPGTVVSFMRSPCNKKAKLPFSFTAVIPGQLFNASILSMMENPDSKTLNKIVYPNLSAKSINTEAIPPVAAPGASNPPSPDTPTDNTPAGSPPKHSSSTTTGLAPLLFLVALAAGILQVILSY from the exons AtggattctctctctctcttcccaaAGGGAGACACAgcagaagagagagaaaaagcaATAGAGACCATCTATTTATCCGATGGAT ACTTTCCACCTCTACATCATATCAATCTATTTTCTCGTGTGAATTTCTTGAGGGAATGTTTTTCTCTTCCTCCTGAGGCGCGAGCTCTTCATTTTCaa GATTGGAAGAAAATAATGATCAAGCATCTGCTGCTCTTTTGCTTGCTGATCCATGTGATTCATGGAGCAGAAAAACTGGGAGCTTCTCCTCCTCGTTTAAAGAGGAAATGGCTGACACtacatg GTGGTGAGCCTGTGATAGTTGCAAATGGAGGGATGTCTGGTGTTTTTCCTGGGAGCAGTTGGTTGGCATATAGTTATGGCGTGCAACAGACTATACGGGGCTCTCCAGTCCTGTGTGATCTGAAGCTTACCAAGGATAATTTTGCTTATTGTCTCACCAGAATGATGCTTCAGAACACAACAAACATTGCTGATATCTTCCCTAATGCACGAAAAACCTATGATGTCAATGGCAAAAGGCTTACAGGATGGTTTGGACATGATTTTGATGCTGAAGTGCTATTTGAAAATGTAAcat TGATGCAAAACCTTTACACTCGACCTTCAAGTTACGATAACTACTTTGGATTAACTCAACCGGAGACGCTGGAGCATCTGGCGGCAGAAAAAGAAAGGACCAAAGTATGGATAAATGTGGAG TATGACATGTTCTATAAACAACACAAACTGAGTGTAGAATCATATCTTGATAAAATTCTGCCTGGGGTAAAAGTAGAAGTTCCTTACCTTTCATCCCCAGAAATCGGTTTCTTGAAGAGTATTGGACCAAAATTTCGTGCAAAAGGAACAAAGCTTTTATTAAAGTTTCCATTAGATATAAATGTTGCTGAGCCCTCAACAAAAGAGAAGTATGGATCAGTGTTGAAGAAGCTGAACATGATCAAGACCTTTGCAGCAGGAATCCTTGTcccaaaagaatatatatggCCAGTCAATGAAAAACGGTATCTAAAGCCTGCTACCACTCTTGTCACTGATGCCCACAAATTAGGTCTTGAAGTGTTTGCTTATGGCTTTGCAAACGATTTCTATCTTCCTTACAACTATAGCCTTGATCCAACAAAGGAGTACCTGCAGTTTGTTGACAATTCTCACTTCTCTGTTGATGGAGTGATCACAGATTTTTGCTCAACCGCATCAAATGCCATAG GATGCTTGTCTCATAACAGGAATGCTTCAAGAGCATTGAAAC GCTTGGTGATTTCTCATAATGGAGCTAGTGGTGACTATGCTGGATGCTCGGATCTTGCTTATCAGAAAGCTGTAGATGATGGTGCTGACATAATTGATTGTAATGTCCAGTTCTCAAAAGATGGAGTTGCATTCTGTCTAGATTCACCTGACCTTAAGTTCACAACCACAGCAGGATCGGAATTAATGGATAAAGTGAACCAGATTCCCGAGGTTAATATGGGGCAACCGGGCATTTTCTCCTTTGATCTTACCTGGGAGGAAATCAAGTCCCTAAAGC CTAAAATCAACTCTCCATATGATGCGCCATTGGACAGGAATCATGCTTACCTGTTTGCCGGAAAGTTTGTGACTCTGCCAGAATTCTTGGAATTTGCCAAGGCAAAAGCAGTAACTGGAATTATGATTGGAATAGAA AATGCTGTTTACCTTGCAACAAAGGGATATGACATTATTGGCACTGTCAACTCTGGATTAACCAATGCTTCATTCAATAATCAAACCAAATATAAGGTGATGATCAAGGCATACGAAAGCGCGGTGCTGAAAAAGTTCAAGAACGACTCCCATTACGAAACAGTATTAGACTTCAGAAAGGACATCGGCAATGTGCCCCATGCAGTGGCAGCAGAAATCAGCAAGTACGCTGATTCAGTAGCCATACGCAGAAATTCGCTGGTGGAGGAATATGGTGACCCATTTTTCATGAGCAGTGGCTTTTCAAACGCTGTTGAGGCAATGCATAAAGCTAATATCACTGTCTACTCTTCAAATCTCAAGAACGAGTTCCAGACCTTCCTTTTCGATTTCAACAGTGATCCTTACCTAGAGATTGCTACCCTTGTTACTCATGGCGTCGATGGATTCATAACTGATTTCCCAGGCACTGTAGTTTCATTCATGA GATCACCATGTAATAAAAAAGCAAAACTTCCCTTTAGCTTCACTGCAGTTATACCTGGACAACTGTTCAACGCTTCAATATTGTCAATGATGGAAAATCCTGATTCAAAGACCTTAAACAAAATCGTCTATCCTAACCTGTCTGCTAAATCCATCAACACTGAAGCAATACCGCCTGTGGCGGCCCCAGGAGCCTCCAACCCGCCCTCCCCGGATACACCCACTGACAACACACCTGCCGGTTCTCCACCTAAACACTCTTCAAGCACAACTACAGGACTTGCACCTCTTCTCTTCCTTGTGGCCTTGGCAGCAGGAATCCTTCAAGTTATTCTTTCTTACTAG
- the LOC116013675 gene encoding temperature-induced lipocalin-1: MGSTKEMEVVRNLDVERYMGRWYEIASFPSRFQPKDGVDTRATYTLNPDATVHVLNETWSGGKRGFIEGTAYKADPKSDEAKLKVKFYLPPFLPIIPITGDYWVLHIDQDYQYALIGQPSRNYLWILCRQPRLDDEIYNQLLERAKDEGYDVSKLHKTPHSETPPEGEVASDKGIWWLKSIFGK, from the exons ATGGGTAGCACAAAAGAGATGGAAGTAGTGAGAAATCTTGATGTGGAGAGGTACATGGGGAGGTGGTACGAGATAGCCTCATTCCCATCAAGATTTCAGCCCAAGGATGGGGTGGACACTAGGGCTACCTATACTCTCAACCCTGATGCCACAGTTCATGTGTTGAATGAGACTTGGAGTGGTGGGAAGAGAGGTTTCATCGAGGGAACTGCATACAAAGCTGACCCTAAAAGCGATGAGGCTAAGCTGAAGGTCAAGTTTTATCTTCCCCCTTTCTTGCCCATAATCCCTATCACTGGGGACTACTGGGTTTTGCACATTGACCAGGATTACCAGTATGCTTTGATTGGCCAGCCTAGCAGGAATTATCTCTGG ATATTGTGTAGGCAGCCTCGCCTTGATGATGAGATCTACAACCAGCTCCTTGAAAGGGCGAAAGACGAGGGGTACGATGTAAGCAAGCTTCACAAGACACCGCATTCTGAGACTCCACCGGAGGGGGAAGTTGCGAGCGACAAAGGGATTTGGTGGCTCAAGTCCATCTTTGGAAAGTAG